The Sinomonas sp. P10A9 genome includes a window with the following:
- the mgrA gene encoding L-glyceraldehyde 3-phosphate reductase, producing MSYTAADDRYDRMEYRFTGRSGLKLPALSLGLWQNFGTDRSEVTQRAILQRAFDRGVTHFDLANNYGPPYGRAEENMGRYLREDFAAYRDELIISTKAGWDMWPGPYGQGGGSRKYVLASLDQSLRRLGLDYVDIFYSHRFDPDTPVEETMMALDTAVRSGRALYVGISSYSAAKTREAAEIARDLGTPLLIHQPSYSMLNRWIEADLLDELDAQGMGCIVFTALAQGVLTDRYLNGIPEDSRAARSGSTIKSDHLDERTLAHVRRLNEIAEARGQKLAQLALQWALRDPRVTSAVIGASSVEQLDTNLDALAGPPLTAEELNLIDRDAVEAGVNLWAKQTEE from the coding sequence ATGTCTTACACCGCCGCAGATGACCGTTACGACCGGATGGAGTACCGCTTCACGGGCAGGAGCGGGCTCAAGCTCCCCGCGCTGTCCTTGGGCCTCTGGCAGAACTTCGGAACCGACCGGTCAGAGGTGACCCAGCGCGCCATCCTGCAGCGGGCGTTCGACCGCGGCGTGACCCATTTCGACCTCGCCAACAACTACGGCCCCCCGTATGGCCGGGCCGAGGAGAATATGGGCCGCTACCTGCGCGAGGACTTCGCGGCGTACCGCGACGAGCTCATCATCTCGACCAAGGCCGGCTGGGACATGTGGCCCGGTCCGTACGGCCAGGGTGGCGGGTCGCGGAAATACGTGCTCGCGAGCCTCGACCAGTCGCTCAGGCGGCTCGGCCTCGACTACGTGGACATCTTCTACAGCCACCGCTTCGATCCGGATACTCCGGTCGAGGAGACGATGATGGCCCTCGACACGGCCGTCCGCTCGGGGCGTGCGCTGTATGTGGGGATCTCGTCCTACTCGGCTGCGAAGACGCGCGAGGCGGCCGAGATCGCTCGCGACCTCGGGACGCCGCTGCTCATCCACCAGCCGTCCTACTCGATGCTCAACCGGTGGATCGAGGCAGACCTGCTCGACGAACTCGACGCGCAGGGGATGGGGTGTATCGTCTTCACGGCGCTCGCGCAGGGCGTGCTGACCGACCGCTACCTCAACGGGATCCCCGAGGACTCGCGGGCGGCGCGGTCCGGCTCCACGATCAAGTCCGACCACCTCGACGAGCGCACGCTCGCGCACGTTCGGCGGCTCAACGAGATCGCCGAGGCGCGCGGGCAGAAGCTCGCCCAGCTCGCCCTCCAGTGGGCGCTCCGCGATCCTCGCGTCACGTCCGCGGTCATCGGAGCCTCCTCGGTCGAGCAGCTCGACACGAACCTCGACGCGCTCGCGGGCCCGCCTCTCACCGCGGAGGAGCTCAACCTCATCGACCGCGACGCCGTCGAGGCGGGGGTCAACCTCTGGGCGAAGCAGACGGAGGAGTAG
- a CDS encoding MMPL family transporter gives MTALRRNLRWLFPIALVAVWFVLSGVGGPTFGRLSSVSSNDQATFLPAKAESTEVRAWQEKFTASNAIPALVVVENDGALSRTDLAALAPLAASLGSVEGVAPPAAGAASAVIGPIPSRDGRAAQFVVPIADTEHVRTVVAGLRGATRDLPAGMRAWVTGPAALTADLVSAFGGIDGILLLVAVGAVFVILALVYRSIVLPFLVLFSAVAALCGAVLAIYWLARAGWITLNGQSQGILSILVIGAATDYALLLVARYREALHAVESRWAAMRRAWRAAFEPILASGATVILALLCLLFSDLNSNRSLGPIAAMGIAFSLLSALTFLPALLVLFGRAAFWPLRPAFDGGGSPARHAKAPAGVRGLAGAGAGSRSGTPAGLEGVRGLWLRVGSLVARRPRATWAAALILLALGVAGLPQLKANGVEQTQLVLTATDSTAGQKVLARHFDAGSGSPVVVIARQDRADAVLQMVRNTPGISSAAVYTGAPAQPSTAGSPVPGGSAAQAGSAAVRDGMVLINGVLAHQPDSAEAQGVVRTLRTTLDSADPEALVGGVTAIALDTNDTAQADLLRIVPLVLGVILVVLLLLLRSIVAPLLLVGSVVVSYAAALGVSAFVFNHLFGFPGADAAVPLFGFVFLVALGVDYNIFLMTRVREESLAHGTRPGILRGLALTGGVITSAGVVLAATFAALGVIPILFLAQIAFIVAFGVLLDTVVVRSLLVPALAYDVAGALWWPSRLGRRSATEGGSRDPSPAPAESVS, from the coding sequence GTGACGGCTCTCCGCCGGAACCTGCGCTGGCTCTTCCCGATCGCGCTCGTGGCCGTGTGGTTCGTGCTCAGCGGCGTGGGCGGGCCCACCTTCGGCAGGCTCTCCTCCGTCTCGAGCAACGATCAGGCCACCTTCCTCCCCGCGAAGGCCGAGTCAACGGAGGTGAGGGCCTGGCAGGAGAAGTTCACGGCATCGAATGCGATCCCCGCGCTCGTCGTCGTCGAGAATGACGGCGCGCTCTCCCGGACCGACCTGGCTGCCCTTGCCCCCCTCGCAGCCAGCCTCGGTTCCGTGGAGGGCGTCGCCCCACCTGCGGCTGGCGCTGCGTCGGCCGTGATCGGGCCGATCCCGTCCCGGGACGGGCGCGCCGCCCAGTTCGTCGTGCCCATCGCGGACACCGAGCACGTGCGGACCGTCGTCGCGGGGCTGCGCGGTGCCACCCGCGACCTCCCGGCCGGTATGCGCGCGTGGGTCACCGGACCGGCCGCGCTCACGGCCGACCTCGTCTCCGCGTTCGGAGGCATCGACGGGATCCTGCTCCTCGTGGCCGTCGGCGCCGTCTTCGTGATCCTCGCCCTCGTGTACCGATCGATCGTGCTGCCATTCCTCGTCCTCTTCTCCGCGGTCGCGGCCCTGTGCGGTGCGGTCCTCGCGATCTACTGGCTCGCGCGGGCCGGATGGATCACACTCAACGGCCAGAGCCAAGGCATCCTGTCGATCCTCGTGATCGGCGCCGCGACCGACTACGCGCTGCTGCTTGTGGCCCGCTATCGCGAGGCCCTACACGCCGTGGAGTCGCGGTGGGCGGCGATGCGCCGTGCGTGGCGGGCCGCGTTCGAGCCGATCCTCGCCTCGGGTGCGACCGTGATCCTGGCCCTGCTGTGCCTGCTGTTCTCCGACCTGAACTCGAACCGGAGCCTCGGGCCGATCGCCGCCATGGGCATTGCGTTCTCGCTCCTCTCGGCACTCACGTTCCTGCCGGCCCTGCTCGTGCTGTTCGGCCGGGCCGCATTCTGGCCGCTCCGGCCCGCGTTCGACGGCGGGGGCTCGCCAGCGAGGCATGCCAAGGCTCCGGCCGGGGTGCGGGGACTGGCTGGCGCTGGGGCCGGCTCCAGGTCCGGCACCCCGGCCGGTCTCGAGGGCGTACGCGGGCTGTGGCTCCGCGTCGGGTCCCTCGTAGCGCGGCGCCCGCGGGCCACGTGGGCCGCGGCGCTCATCCTTCTCGCACTCGGGGTGGCCGGGCTGCCGCAGCTCAAGGCCAACGGGGTCGAGCAGACGCAGCTCGTACTCACGGCGACGGACTCCACTGCCGGCCAAAAGGTGCTCGCTCGACACTTCGACGCCGGCTCGGGCAGCCCCGTGGTCGTCATCGCGCGTCAGGACCGCGCCGACGCCGTCCTGCAGATGGTCCGGAACACACCCGGCATCAGCTCCGCCGCGGTGTACACAGGGGCGCCGGCCCAACCCTCCACTGCGGGGAGCCCCGTCCCTGGCGGGTCGGCCGCCCAGGCTGGGAGCGCCGCCGTGCGCGACGGGATGGTGCTCATCAACGGCGTACTCGCTCACCAGCCTGACTCGGCCGAGGCGCAAGGCGTAGTCCGCACCCTCCGGACGACGCTCGACTCCGCGGATCCGGAGGCCCTTGTGGGCGGGGTCACCGCGATCGCGCTCGACACGAACGACACCGCTCAGGCCGACCTGCTCAGGATCGTCCCGCTCGTGCTCGGAGTGATCCTCGTGGTCCTGCTCCTGCTCCTGCGCTCGATCGTCGCGCCATTGCTGCTCGTGGGCAGCGTCGTAGTGTCCTATGCCGCAGCGCTCGGGGTTTCGGCGTTCGTGTTCAACCATCTGTTCGGGTTCCCCGGCGCGGACGCGGCGGTGCCGCTGTTCGGGTTCGTGTTCCTGGTGGCCCTCGGGGTGGACTACAACATCTTCCTCATGACGCGTGTGCGGGAGGAGTCCCTCGCGCACGGGACCCGGCCGGGGATCCTGCGCGGGCTCGCCCTGACCGGCGGCGTCATCACGTCCGCTGGCGTGGTGCTCGCCGCGACGTTCGCAGCTCTCGGCGTCATCCCGATCCTGTTCCTCGCCCAGATCGCGTTCATCGTCGCGTTCGGTGTGCTGCTGGACACCGTGGTGGTGCGGTCCCTGCTTGTTCCGGCGCTCGCCTACGACGTCGCAGGAGCCCTCTGGTGGCCATCCCGCCTCGGGCGGCGCTCGGCCACGGAGGGCGGTTCGCGTGACCCGTCGCCCGCGCCGGCCGAGAGCGTCTCCTGA
- a CDS encoding SDR family oxidoreductase, translating to MSGLIAVTGATGYIGGRLVPRLLAAGNRVRVLTRDSSKLRDVPWGEDVEVVTGSLDDTAAAAALCQGADVVYYLVHSMGAHAGEDFPARERACAETLGHAAHDAGVRRIVYLSGLNPGSGLSRHLASRAEVGRILGQSGVPTAILQAGLVIGSGSASFEMVRHLTDILPVMPAPRWVLNRVQPIAVRDALHYLEAAADLPQHVSRAFDIGGPDVLTYADMMRGYARAAGLRAPLIIALPVLTPWLAAQWVNLVTPIPRSLAVPLVESLQNDCVVREHDIDELVPRPAGGLTGYRRAVELALGKIARGEVETTWASSSPLDAPSDPLPSDPDWSGGTVFTDLRTETSTARPSQLWDVVEGIGGENGWYSFPLAWAVRGWIDKLAGGVGLRRGRRNPHRLQLGEALDWWRVEALEPGRLLRLRAEMRVPGRAWLEMSVEPRPEGSAYAQRAVFVPHGLAGRLYWLAVLPFHGVIFRGMASRITAAAETGAPYAQAAYPRKDLP from the coding sequence ACGTGCCGTGGGGGGAAGACGTCGAGGTTGTCACTGGCAGCCTCGACGACACTGCTGCCGCCGCCGCATTGTGCCAGGGCGCCGACGTCGTCTACTACCTTGTGCATTCGATGGGGGCGCACGCCGGGGAGGACTTCCCCGCCCGCGAGCGCGCGTGCGCCGAGACGCTCGGGCATGCGGCCCACGACGCCGGCGTGCGGCGCATCGTCTACCTCAGCGGGCTCAACCCGGGCAGCGGTCTCAGCCGCCACCTCGCCTCCCGCGCGGAAGTAGGGCGCATTCTCGGGCAGTCGGGGGTTCCGACGGCCATCCTCCAGGCAGGCCTCGTGATCGGCTCGGGGTCGGCAAGCTTCGAGATGGTCCGGCACCTGACCGATATCCTTCCCGTCATGCCGGCGCCACGCTGGGTGCTCAACCGGGTCCAGCCGATCGCTGTGCGCGATGCCCTGCACTACCTCGAGGCCGCCGCTGACCTCCCGCAGCATGTGAGCCGTGCGTTCGACATCGGCGGCCCGGACGTCCTCACCTATGCGGACATGATGCGCGGCTATGCACGGGCCGCGGGCCTGCGGGCGCCGCTCATCATCGCGCTCCCGGTGCTCACGCCGTGGCTCGCGGCCCAGTGGGTCAACCTCGTCACGCCGATCCCCCGCTCCCTGGCGGTGCCGCTCGTCGAGTCGCTGCAGAACGACTGCGTGGTGCGCGAGCACGATATCGACGAGCTCGTACCGCGACCCGCGGGCGGACTCACCGGCTACCGGCGAGCCGTCGAGCTCGCGCTCGGGAAGATTGCGCGCGGCGAGGTCGAGACGACGTGGGCCAGCTCGTCCCCACTCGACGCACCGAGCGATCCGTTGCCGAGTGACCCCGATTGGTCCGGCGGCACTGTCTTCACTGACCTGCGGACCGAGACGTCCACGGCCCGTCCCAGCCAGCTCTGGGACGTCGTCGAGGGGATCGGCGGCGAGAACGGCTGGTACTCGTTCCCACTCGCATGGGCCGTGCGCGGCTGGATTGACAAGCTCGCAGGCGGGGTCGGCCTGAGGCGAGGGCGCCGCAATCCGCACCGCCTGCAGCTCGGTGAGGCCCTCGACTGGTGGCGCGTTGAGGCCCTTGAGCCGGGGCGGCTCCTCCGCCTGCGCGCCGAAATGCGTGTGCCCGGGCGGGCCTGGCTCGAGATGAGTGTCGAGCCGCGCCCTGAGGGAAGCGCCTATGCCCAGCGCGCGGTCTTCGTCCCGCACGGGCTCGCCGGGCGGCTCTACTGGCTCGCCGTGCTCCCGTTCCACGGCGTCATCTTCCGCGGCATGGCCTCGCGGATCACCGCCGCGGCGGAAACCGGGGCGCCGTACGCACAGGCCGCCTACCCTCGAAAGGACCTCCCGTGA